CATGCAAAAGCGCCCGATCGGGCCACTGCTCGCCACCCTCGGCCAGAACGGCATCCGGGTCGACAGCCCGACCGGCTGCCCACCGGTGACCGTGCACGGCGTGGGCAAGGTCCAGGCCAAGCGCTTCGAGATCGATGGCGGGCTGTCCAGCCAGTATGTGTCGGCGCTGCTGATGCTCGCAGCCTGCGGCGAAGCGCCGATCGAAGTCGCATTGACCGGCAAGGACATCGGCGCCCGTGGCTATGTGGACCTGACCCTCGATTGCATGCGTGCCTTCGGCGCCCAGGTTGAAATGGTCAATGACACCACCTGGCGCGTGGCCCCGACCGGGTACACCGCCCACGATTACCTGATCGAACCCGACGCTTCCGCCGCCACCTACCTGTGGGCCGCCGAAGTGTTGACCGGCGGCCGTATCGACATCGGCGTCGCCGCCGGCGACTTCACCCAGCCGGACGCCAAGGCCCAGGCGGTGATCGCCCAGTTCCCGCACATGCAGGCCACCGTGGTGGGCTCGCAGATGCAGGACGCCATCCCGACCCTGGCGGTGCTGGCCGCCTTCAACAACACCCCGGTGCGTTTCACTGAACTGGCCAACCTGCGCGTCAAGGAATGTGACCGCGTGCAGGCACTGCACGACGGCCTCAACGCAATCCGCCCGGGCCTGGCGACCATCGAGGGCGACGACCTGCTGGTGGCGGCTGACCCGGCGCTGGCCGGCACGGCGTGCAACGCATCGATCGACACCCATGCCGACCACCGCATCGCCATGTGCTTTGCCCTGGCCGGGCTGAAAGTCTCAGGCATTCGGATCCAGGACCCGGACTGCGTGGCCAAGACCTACCCCGGGTATTGGAAAGCCCTGGGCAGCCTGGGCGTCACGCTCAGCTACTAAGGCCACGGCGCAGGTTACGGGAGGGCATGCACATGACCATTCGCCAACCCTGCCCACCCGGCGCCTGCGTCTGCGAGCGCGAACGCCTGCTGGAAGCGCCCGGCGCGGACCTGCGCATCCTCAGCCTGACACGCCAGGAAGAAAAGCGCCTGCTCGAGCGCCTGGAAAACCTCAAGAGCCTGCAGGACCTGGAGCATATGCAGCAGCGCATGTACGAGCAGTTGGGCATTCGCCTGCATATCGCGCCGGGCCACACCGAGGTCAAGAGCATGCGCGGCATCCAGATCGTCATCGACGAACTGCCCGGCCTGTGTCGCAAGACCCGGCAATCGATCCCGGCGGCGATTCGTCGGGGCATGGAGAAGCAGCCGGAGATTGCCTACCGTTTGCTGGACGCCCACGACCTGTTCCGCGACGCTTGAATCACCCGGCGGCTGTCTCGCGCTCAAACAGACCTTGGCCGACCGTCCTGGCCCTGTGCAAATGCGCTCGGGCACTGTCGCTTTCCGATTCCAGCAGCAGCTGCGAGATCAGCACCTGGGCGCCGCAATAATCAAAAATCCCGTTATCGATCTGCGTGCGCATGGCCTTGGCATAACCGTGCCGGTCGAAGGCGCTCTCATCCGCAGCGCCCAAGGCCAGCAGATGCACCTTCAGGTGCCGCAGCTTCTTGGTCACCGGAAGATCAGGGCCGTAATCGATCGCCCAGCCGTTGACGAAGACACGATCGATCCAGCCCTTGAGCAACGCCGGCATGGACCACCAGTAGATCGGAAACACCACCACCAACGCGTCGGCGCGTTCAATGCGTGCCTGCTCGGCAAGCACATCCGCCGGCGGCGTTGCGCGGCTGCGGTGTACCAGGTGGTCGGCGGCTGTGTAGCGAGGGTCGAAACCCTCGGCCGCGAGGTCGGCGATTTCAAAGGTGTGGCCCGATGCGCTCAAACCGGCGGCGACGTGCTCGGCCACGCTGCGGGTAAGGGATTGCGGGTCGTGATGAGCAACAACGATGAGTGCGTGCATGACAATGTGTCCTTTTGGGCTTAAGCTACTTTTAGTAAGTTAACGTCTGTAAGTTACTTTTGGTATATAAGCATGTCAAGCGAGCAATCCCCTGCCCCCCGTCGGCGCCTTTCCCGTGAAGAACGTCTGCATCAATTATTGGAAACCGCCTGGCAACTGGTGCGCGAAGAAGGCACCGACGCCCTGACCCTGGGCCGCCTGGCCGAGCTGGCCGGGGTGACCAAACCGGTGGTCTACGATCACTTCGCCACGCGGTCGGGCTTGTTGGCCGCGCTGTATGAAGACTTCGATGGGCGCCAGAATCAGGTGTTTGTCGACGCCATCGAGGCCAGCAGCGCGACGCTTGAAGACCGCGCATGGGTGATCGCCTCGTCCTATGTGGATTGCGTGCTGCTGCAGGGTCGCGAGATTCCGGGGGTGACGGCGGCACTGAGTGGCTCACCGGAGTTGGAGGCGCTCAAGTGCAAGTATGAGGCGATCTTTCTGGACAAATGCCGCGATGCCCTTGCGCCGTTCGCGCCGGGTGGCAGGCTCTCCCAAGCCGGCCTGCGTGCCATGCTGGGTGCTGCCGAAGCCTTGTCTCACGCGGCGGCCAGCGCAGAGATCAGCCGCGAAGAAGCGCAGCAGGAATTGCTGGCGACCATCCTGGCGATGGTCAAGCGCGGCGCATGTGGGAGGGGGCTTGCTCCCGATAGCAGTGGTTCAGTCAATTAATATTGAACTGATACACCGCTATCGGGGGCAAGCCCCCTCCCACATTTTGATCTGGGCAGCCTTCAAGACTGCGTCAAACTTAACGTTTTACTTGGCTGGCGGTCGCATGCGACATCTGCAACACCACAACACCAATGTGGGAGGGGGCTTGCCCCCGATTGCAGTGGTGCAGTCACTGTGGGTGCTCAACCCAAGCGTTCGTCTACAAACCGCTGCACCTTGCGCGTCAGTTGATCCAAATGCCGATCACGCTGCTTTTCTGCATCCGCCATCGCGCGCTTGCCATGCTTCTGCAGAAGATAGGTATGAATCTGCCGCACTTCCAGCGAGCTGTAGATAGCGGCCACGTCCAGCACACCCATCAACCCATCGGTGCCGTAATCCCGCGTATTCATCAGCACTTGCGTACCGCGCGCGCCGCGCACCATGAAGCCCATGGCTTCGAATGTCGGGACCTTCTCGACCGAACACGCCAGTTCGGCATGGGGATAGCGCGCAAGCACATCGTCCAGCATGGCCCGGGCCACACCCTGGCGCCTGGAGCCGGCGTGCACGGCCATGAAGGCCACGCCACAGGCTTGAGGGTCGTCCTTCACCGGCAGGTACAGGCAAAAGCCGACGACGGTCTCGTCCTGCATCGCCACCACCAGCTCGACGTCGATGCCCTTCGAGCCGTCCAGCGCCTCCAGGTACAGGTGCACCTCAAAACCGATGGCGTACTGGTAGATGTTGTAGAGCAGATTGCTGGGCGCCAGGGCCACGCTGCTGATGTCGGTGAGGTTGTCGACCACCATCTGCAGGATCTGGCTGTTGACCGGTTCGGGACACGGCGTGGTGTAGCGGGTAAGGCTGAACATGCAAATTCCTGGGGTTTCGCGTCAAGGCAGTCGCGATTGTACCTGTTACGTGTGAGGTGGCCGGGGTCTGTGGCACCCGACGTTCAACAAATGAGTGAAAAAAGTTCGGACCAACGGGTGCATGCATGCCCCTGGATCGCGCATCATGGGCACTTTCAAGTTCAAGGGTAACGTCCATGCGCGTTCTGTCATTGATGATGGGTCTTACGACGCTGGCCGCCAGTACGGTGTTCTGCGCCAGCGCGATGGCGAATGAAGAAAGTCAGTTGGTGCAACAGATCAACCAGTACCGCAGCCAGGTGCAGCGCTGCGGCGACCAGGGTTCCCAGGAATTGCCGCCGCTGGCCAGTGACACACGGCTGGTGCTGCCGGCCAATAATGTCGGCGATTTGCAGCAGGCGCTGGCGCGGGCCGCCTACCCCATGGTCAACGTACAGGCCATCAGCCTGTCCGGGCCCAAGGACGCCGAGGCCGCCATGAAAGCGGTACGCGAAAGTTTCTGTCGCGTGGTGCTAGACCCGCAGTTCGTCGATATCGGCGTGAGCAACAGCGGCCAGGACTGGCGCATCGTACTGGCGCGCCCGTTGCTCACCAGTGGCCTGGGCGACTGGCAGACCGAAGGCCGCAAGCTGCTCGACCTGATCAACGCCGCCCGCACCCAGCCGCGCCAATGCGGCACCCAGCCGTTTGCCGCCACCACGCCGCTGTCGTGGAACGACAACCTGGCCGCCGCCGCCAACAGCCATACGCGCAACATGGCCAACGGCAACTTTTTCGATCACCTCGACCACGACGGCCGTACCCCCGGCGACCGCGCCGAGCTGGCCGGCTATGCCGCGAAGAACATCGGCGAAAACATCGCCGCCGGCCTCGATACCCCGCGCAAGGTCCTCGACGGCTGGCTCGCCAGCCCCGGCCATTGCGCCAACCTGATGAACCCGCAATTCCGTGATCTGGGTGCAGCCTATGCGATGGACCCGAAAAGCGATGCGGGCATCTATTGGACAGGACTGTTCGGCGCACAATAAAGCCGCTGCGCGCCCAGAACCCGCCCGCCAAATGGGCAATGAAATCAAAGTGCTATCCAGGAGATGGGCGTGCTGAACTGATTGCGGTCATACCGGTCTTTAGCTAGGCAGTATGACCTCCTCAAGGCTTAACCACGCGTAGCGAACAAGGTGTGAACCCAATGATGAATTGGCTGCAAGGCAGCAGCGAAATGGCAGAGCGGGTTCGTCGGCATGATTGGGCCAATTCGCCCCTGGGGCCCCTTGAACACTGGCCGGACGTGTTGAAGACAACCGTGGCGCTGTGCTTCGCCTCCAGCTTCCCCCAGGCGATTGTCTGGGGGCCTCAGCTGATCACCCTCTACAACGACGCCTTCGTACCGATCCTGGGTAACAAGCCCGATGCCCTGGGCCGCCCGTTCAGCGAGGTATGGCACGAGGCATGGGATGAGATCCGCCCTATCGCCGACACCGCGTTCGCCGGACAAGCCACTTACATCGAAAACTTTCCGCTGGTGATCCAGCGCAACGAGGCGCCTGAACAAGCCTATTTCACCTTTTGCTACAGCCCGATCCGTGACGCGCAAGGTGCGGTGGTCGGGTTGCTCGATACCGTGACCGAAACCACCGACACGGTGTTTCTTACGCGGCGCCTGGAAGTGCTGGACGCCATCGGCAACAGTGTCGCCACCGCCACCGACGCCGAAGCCATCATGACCTCGACCACGCGTTTGCTGGCCGAACACCTGCACGTGTCGATTTGCGCCTACGCCGACATGGAAGACGATCAGGACGGCTTTACCATTCGCGGTGACTGGTCGGCGCAGGGCTCACCGAGCATCATTGGCCATTACAGCCTGGCCGCGTTCGGTGAGCGTGCGGTGACCTGCCTGCGGGCGGGCGAACCTTTGGTCATCTGCAACAACCAGCTCGAATTGCCGGCCCATGAAGCTGCGAATTTCCAGGCGCTCGGCGTTACGGCGACCATCTGCATGCCCCTGATCAAACATGGGCGCCTCACCGCATTGATGGCCGTGCACGACAAACAGCCCCGCTACTGGTCCTCCTATGACCTGGCACTGCTGGGCGAAGTCACCGAGCGCTCCTGGGCGCATATCGAACGCGTGCGCGCCGATGCCGCAGTGCGGGCGGGCCTTGCAGCCTATACCGAACTCAACGCGACCCTGGAGCAGCGCGTGGAAGAACGCACCCTCGCCCTCGCCCAGGCTGAAGCCGCGCTGCGCCAGTCGCAAAAGCTCGAGGCCATCGGCCAACTGACCGGCGGCGTCGCCCATGATTTCAACAACCTGCTGACGATCATTCGCTCATCCGTGGATTTCCTGCGCCAGCCGGGGCTGTCGGAAGAACGCCGGCAACGCTACATGTGGGCTGTATCCGATACCGTCGAGCGGGCCAGCAAACTCACCAGCCAACTGCTCGCCTTTGCCCGCCGCCAGCCGCTGAATCCGCAGGTATTCGACGTCAGCCAGCGGGTGCGCAACATCGGCGACATGCTCGAAAGCGTCACCGGCGCACGCATTCAGGTGCAGGTGCAATTGCCCGATCAGCCCTGCTTTGCGCGCATCGATCCGAGCCAGTTCGAAACCGCATTGATCAACATTGCCCTCAATGCCCGCGACGCAATGGACGGCCAGGGCAGCCTGACCATCAAGGTCGTCGGCCAGCAAACACTGCCGAGCATCCGTGGCGACGCCGGGTCGCCCCTGCCCCACATCAGTATTTCCCTAGCCGATACCGGCAGCGGTATTGCCGGCGATGCCTTCGAGCGCATTTTCGAGCCGTTCTTCACCACCAAGGCCGTGGGCAAGGGCACCGGGCTGGGTTTGTCACAAGTCTTCGGCTTTGCCAAGCAATCGGACGGCAATATCGATGTATCCAGTAACCTCGGCCGGGGTACGGTGTTTACCTTGTACCTGCCCCAAGTGGAAGTGGAAGGCGAAGTCGCGCCGCCGCAGGACGAACAGCCAGATCTGACGCCACCGCTGGACGTTGCCCATTGGCATGTACTGATCGTTGAGGACAACCTTGAGGTGGGACGTTTTGCCAGCCAGATCCTCAAGGATCTGGGTTACCAGA
This genomic stretch from Pseudomonas orientalis harbors:
- the aroA gene encoding 3-phosphoshikimate 1-carboxyvinyltransferase — protein: MSSQKTVTVTPPNFPLNGKVAPPGSKSITNRALLLAALANGTSRLSGALKSDDTRHMSVALRQMGVTIDEPDDTTFVVTGHGKLQWPAQPLFLGNAGTAMRFLTAAVATVDGTVVLDGDHYMQKRPIGPLLATLGQNGIRVDSPTGCPPVTVHGVGKVQAKRFEIDGGLSSQYVSALLMLAACGEAPIEVALTGKDIGARGYVDLTLDCMRAFGAQVEMVNDTTWRVAPTGYTAHDYLIEPDASAATYLWAAEVLTGGRIDIGVAAGDFTQPDAKAQAVIAQFPHMQATVVGSQMQDAIPTLAVLAAFNNTPVRFTELANLRVKECDRVQALHDGLNAIRPGLATIEGDDLLVAADPALAGTACNASIDTHADHRIAMCFALAGLKVSGIRIQDPDCVAKTYPGYWKALGSLGVTLSY
- a CDS encoding NAD(P)H-dependent oxidoreductase, whose protein sequence is MHALIVVAHHDPQSLTRSVAEHVAAGLSASGHTFEIADLAAEGFDPRYTAADHLVHRSRATPPADVLAEQARIERADALVVVFPIYWWSMPALLKGWIDRVFVNGWAIDYGPDLPVTKKLRHLKVHLLALGAADESAFDRHGYAKAMRTQIDNGIFDYCGAQVLISQLLLESESDSARAHLHRARTVGQGLFERETAAG
- a CDS encoding TetR/AcrR family transcriptional regulator, producing MSSEQSPAPRRRLSREERLHQLLETAWQLVREEGTDALTLGRLAELAGVTKPVVYDHFATRSGLLAALYEDFDGRQNQVFVDAIEASSATLEDRAWVIASSYVDCVLLQGREIPGVTAALSGSPELEALKCKYEAIFLDKCRDALAPFAPGGRLSQAGLRAMLGAAEALSHAAASAEISREEAQQELLATILAMVKRGACGRGLAPDSSGSVN
- a CDS encoding GNAT family N-acetyltransferase, with translation MFSLTRYTTPCPEPVNSQILQMVVDNLTDISSVALAPSNLLYNIYQYAIGFEVHLYLEALDGSKGIDVELVVAMQDETVVGFCLYLPVKDDPQACGVAFMAVHAGSRRQGVARAMLDDVLARYPHAELACSVEKVPTFEAMGFMVRGARGTQVLMNTRDYGTDGLMGVLDVAAIYSSLEVRQIHTYLLQKHGKRAMADAEKQRDRHLDQLTRKVQRFVDERLG
- a CDS encoding CAP domain-containing protein; the protein is MRVLSLMMGLTTLAASTVFCASAMANEESQLVQQINQYRSQVQRCGDQGSQELPPLASDTRLVLPANNVGDLQQALARAAYPMVNVQAISLSGPKDAEAAMKAVRESFCRVVLDPQFVDIGVSNSGQDWRIVLARPLLTSGLGDWQTEGRKLLDLINAARTQPRQCGTQPFAATTPLSWNDNLAAAANSHTRNMANGNFFDHLDHDGRTPGDRAELAGYAAKNIGENIAAGLDTPRKVLDGWLASPGHCANLMNPQFRDLGAAYAMDPKSDAGIYWTGLFGAQ
- a CDS encoding GAF domain-containing protein, with product MMNWLQGSSEMAERVRRHDWANSPLGPLEHWPDVLKTTVALCFASSFPQAIVWGPQLITLYNDAFVPILGNKPDALGRPFSEVWHEAWDEIRPIADTAFAGQATYIENFPLVIQRNEAPEQAYFTFCYSPIRDAQGAVVGLLDTVTETTDTVFLTRRLEVLDAIGNSVATATDAEAIMTSTTRLLAEHLHVSICAYADMEDDQDGFTIRGDWSAQGSPSIIGHYSLAAFGERAVTCLRAGEPLVICNNQLELPAHEAANFQALGVTATICMPLIKHGRLTALMAVHDKQPRYWSSYDLALLGEVTERSWAHIERVRADAAVRAGLAAYTELNATLEQRVEERTLALAQAEAALRQSQKLEAIGQLTGGVAHDFNNLLTIIRSSVDFLRQPGLSEERRQRYMWAVSDTVERASKLTSQLLAFARRQPLNPQVFDVSQRVRNIGDMLESVTGARIQVQVQLPDQPCFARIDPSQFETALINIALNARDAMDGQGSLTIKVVGQQTLPSIRGDAGSPLPHISISLADTGSGIAGDAFERIFEPFFTTKAVGKGTGLGLSQVFGFAKQSDGNIDVSSNLGRGTVFTLYLPQVEVEGEVAPPQDEQPDLTPPLDVAHWHVLIVEDNLEVGRFASQILKDLGYQTTWATNAEQALTLAGKDAEAFDAVFSDVVMPGMTGVAMAKLLRQRRADLPVVLVSGYSEELADSGYEGFEFLAKPYSAEQVARALARAMTKDQTATAT